The Sorangiineae bacterium MSr11954 DNA segment GCGAAAAGGCGGCTAGGGCTTGGTGGACTTCTTTTCCAGCGCCTTCTCGAGGCCGTAGTTGGCACTCAGCCCAAAGAAAATGCCGGTTGTGGAGATGCCGACGTTCAGCCTCGTCTGCAGCTCCTTGATCGGTTTGACACGCAAGGCCACCTGCGGCGCCACATACGGCCAAAAATTGAACAGCGAGCCCCCGCCGAACCAGGTGGGCTCCTCGTAGTGATTGACCTTCGCCTTGTCCGAGTTGGAGTGGGACCTTCGGTCGCAGGGCTTGTCGTTGCCGCCGTCGGCCTCCGTGATGCACGGCGAGAAGCGGCGGCCCGAGTCGGGGTCTTTGTACGGGCCGTTCGGATCGTCGTAGACCCAGCTGTTCTCCAGCGAGCCAAAGACGGTGCTGATGCCCACGCCGATGCCGTATTCGAAGTCGACGTTCGGGTGCAGCTTCTTCGACCAGAGGAAGTCCGCCGTGAGGTTGACCACCTTGATGCTCGAATTGATGTTCGACCAATTGTTGGCGGTAGCGGGCTTCCCCTTCTCGAGAAAAAGAACGTCCCCGCCGCTGCCATATTCGGCATACGAAATGGCCAGGACGCGCGACAGTCCATCCTTCCGAATATCGAACTCGATTCCAACGCTGTTCGAATAAAACGTCTGCCCTTTATCGATGAACCAATTGAGGACGAACTGGGGAAGAACGTTCCCGCGGTAGCGCGCGCCGATGAAGTAATACGTCTTGCTCGGATCCTCGTAGACGTCGGTGCTCCGGCTCTCCTCGGACGGCGGAGGGACGACGGGCGCCGCCGAAGCACCGGTCGCCGAGGCGGCGGAGGCCGCGGGTGTCGCGGGTGTCGTTGGGGCCGTGGATGTCGCGGGGGCAGCGGTCGACGAGGCTCCCGGTGTCGTCGGGGCAGCGGCCCCGGATGTCGCTGGGGGCACGGTCGCAGGGGTTGCGGTTGCGGGGGGCGCGGCAGCGGTGGAGCTCGAGGATTTGGAGGAGCTCGAGGAGCCGGGAGACTTGGTGGCGGACGTTGGCGCCGCGGTGGGGGCTTTCGGTGGCGGGACACGCTGAGCGTGGCTGGTCGCGGAAAAAAACGTTGCGCTGGAAGCAAGAGCCAATGCGTTGATGAAAGAACGACGCAGGCGATGAGCTCTCATGAGGCCTCGTGGGGTCACTGGCATCGAACCCCGAGCCTACACCACCAAGACACAGCGCGGCACGCTCTCCGGCGCCATGGGATGGGCCGATTGCAGGGCCGAGCGAGCTTTCGAGCGAGCGCGTACTACATCCGCCGCACAGGGCTTACTTGGGCCGCAATCTGCGTGACGCTGCGCATAAAGGGCCATCGGATTTTCGCTCCAGCCGAATCGGATGGTAAGCTGAAGGACATCGGAAGGGTGGGAGGAGTAAGTCGCACTTGATTCTCCACGGACGTGTCACCGAGCAGGCGATTGATCGCAACCAGATCGGCACGTTTCACAAAGAGCTGGTGGTTACCTCGGGGCGCGTCCCCCTCGCCATGGTGCGAAAGCGCTGGGCCGCCAACGATGGAGGCACCCGCTCCCCCGTGCTGCTCGTGCACGGCTTCGGGCAAAACCGCTACGCGTGGCACCTCCCGTCGCGCAGCTTGGCCAACCACCTGGCGCGCGCGGGCTTCGACGTCTTCAACGTCGATTTGCGCGGGCACGGCCGCACGCGCCAGCTCACGCGCGTCGGCTCCGCGGGCATCGACGACTACGTGCGCGAGGACATCCCGGCGGCGGTGGAGGAAGCGTCCCGCATCAGCGGCAACCGGCGCGTCTTCTTGGTGGGGCACTCGCTCGGAGGGCTCGTCTCGTACGCGGCGGCGCCCGAGCTCTCGGGGCTGATCGCGGGCGTGGTCAGCATCGGCAGCCCGTATCACTTTACGAACGGCTCGTGGTCGCTCTCGGCGCTCGCCCTGTTCGTGAAGGCCCTCGCGGCGGTGGGCGTCCGCCCGTGGAACCTGCCGATGACCATCCGCCCCATCGGCTCCCTGATGCGCACCTTTCGCCGGGTCGCGGAGAGCCCGTTCTACCCCATTCCGGTGCGCGGCTGGCACGCGGGCGCCCTCGAGCCCCACGTGCTCGACGAGCACCTGCGTCTCGCCTTCGATCGGGCCATGCTTCACGATTTGATCAACATGTTCGAGTGGGCGAACGACCGGCGCTTCGGCGGCTCCGCCCTCGACTACTCCGAGCGCTTCGAGAAGCACGACTCGCCGCTCTTGATCATCTCGGGCCAGCGCGACGATCTCGCGCCGCCCGCCAGCGTTCGCCCCGCCTTTCTGCGGAGCCGCTCCCGCGACAAGACCTACCGCGCCCTCCCGTTCGGCCACATCGATCTGCTCATGGGCCGCGACGCGCCGCTCAGCACCTGGTCGCTGGTGCACGCGTGGCTCGACAAGCGCGCCGCCGCGTAAGCTCCCGCGCGCCGCGGGCGTAAGCTCCCGCGCGCCGCGGGCGGCCGTGGGGTCGTGACGTCGCGGTTTTTGGATGTGCGCCGCGCCCACGGGTGCCAGCCCCTTCCTAGTGGCATATCGATATAGGCCATCGTCCATCATCGGATGAACCGCTATTTCGTTATGCGAATGCCTCGTACGTCAACGCCCGACGAGGTTGGTGAGCGGGCGGCCGGCGCGGAAGGCGAGGATCGTCTCGACGGCCCGCTCGGCGGCGGTCGCGGGATCGGTGGGGCCCGCGACATGGGGGAACACGTCGATGCGCGGGTGCGCCCACGATGGGTGATGCTCGGGGAGCGGCTCCGTCGCGTGCACGTCGAGCACCGCGTGCCGGAGGTGGCCGCTGTCGAGCAGCGCCAAGAGGTCGCGCTCCACCAGATGCGCGCCGCGCGCAACGTTGATGACGACGGCGCCTTGCGGCAGCTGCGACAGGGTTTCGCGGCAAAGGATGCCGCGGGTGGTGGGGGTGAGCGGCAGCAGGTTGACCAAAATGTCGGCGCGCTCGAGCAGGGCGCGAAGGCCGTCGTCGCCCGTTCGAACCTCGATGTCCGGCACGTCGTGGTGGGTGCGGCTCCATCCGTGAACCTGAAATCCCACGGCGCGGAGCGCGTGCGCGGCCGCCGTGCCCAAGGTGCCCAAGCCCAGCACGCCCACCACGCGGTCCGAGACCAGCGGCTGCCGGCGGGGAGCCCACCGCTTCTCGCCCTGCGCGCGCCGGTAAACGTCATGTTGGCGGTGGGCTGCGAGCACATGGGCCAGGACGGCTTCCACCATGGCGGCCGTCAGGTTGGCATCGACCAGGCGCGTGACCAGGGCGTGGGGCGGCAAATCGGGATCGGTGAGGAGATGGTCGACGCCCGCCCAAAGCGAGACCACCAGCCGAAGCCCGGGAAATGCCTTGAGCGCGCCCGGGAAGGGCCCATCGCTGACCACGATGTCGACGGCGCTCGGATCGGTGATGACGTTCGCGGCCTCGATGCGCTCCTCGGGGAGGCCCGAGGCGAGGATGGGGACCACGACGGTCAGGTTCTTGTCGGCGACGACGGCGATGGTTCCGCGACCGGGAGAAGAGCTCATCGATCCGGGACGTTAGGGCCAGTGCCGCCTGCTCCGAAAGGGCCGGCGCGCGCGATCGCAGAAGGCCAATGAGCGGCCGCGGCCTTTGAAGGGCGCGATTTCAGCTCGCGGGCGGGTTGTGCTCCCAGTGCCAAGGCTCGCGGTTGTACGGGAAATACCCGTAGGTCGACGCATTGCAGACGAGCCACTGGAACCACGGTCGCTGGCGCTGCCATGCCACGTTGGTGGCGTTGGAGCTGGTGGCGCGAAAGCCCGTGGCGCTTCCCAGATAGAGATCGGCCGCGCGGCCGGTGTGGTGCGGGCTCGCCCCGGGCGGTGCCACCGTTTGACGGCCGATGCGCACGGCGAGCTCCACGGGATCGAGGGTGCCGGTGGAGGGCACGGGCTGGTGTTCGGCGGCGGCGGCCGCGCGCATGCGGGCCGGATCGCAGCCGGCGGGCGAGATCCCCGCGTTGGCGAGCTCGGTGCGGAATCGGGTGAGCCAGGTGCCGGCGGCGTAAGGCGGGGGTGTGCTGGCGAGGGCGGTGTTGGTCGCGTCGACCACGGTCGAGAGGGCGGTCCAGTTGGTGCAGCCAAAGGCGTCGAAGACCCCGCGCAGGCGCGTGCGCCAAATGCCGGTTTGGCTCGCGTAGTCGCGGTAGCCCGAGAGCAGCTTGAGGTAATGGTCCGCCGACGTGATCACGCCGGCTGCGATGGCCGCCAGCCGCATGCGAACGAGCGCGTCGCTCGCGGCATCCGTGAGATCGGCGTGGGCCGCGCCTCCGTACACGTGCGCGGTCGGTACGTGCACCAAATGGCCGGCGGCGCCGCGCACCCGTCGTTCGGTGGCCGTGCAGGTGCCGCATTGGATGTTCGCGCCCGAGATGCTGCACGCCACATCGAGGCCGTAGCTCGCCTCGCCCTCGTAGCCGTCGTCCTCGTCGTGACCGTTCTCGTAGCCGTAAGAGCGCGCTCGCGCAGGCGTGGACTCCTCGGGCGGTACGAACCAGTCGTCGGAGGCCGACGTCGCGGAGGCGGGTGCCGCCGTGGGGCGCGGCGGTGGAGGCGCGTTGCCCCCGGGTTTCTGCGGCGGATTGGTGAGCCAGTCGTTGTTTGCCACGCAAACGGGGCGGGTGCTCGCGGCGGGCGCGGGCGAGGCGCCGGGCGCGTTGGCCGCGATGTCGTCGAGGAGGGGCGGGGTGTAGCGCGCGGGAATGTCGCCGTGGCGCACCGAGGTGCGCTCCACCCGAAAGCGCGCACCGAGCGATGCCGCCGCGCCGCTCGAGGCGACGGCGAGGTCGATGGCGTCCTTGAGCCTTCGTGAGGACACCTCTGTGGTGATGAGCCGCCATACGCCGCTCCGGAATGTCCACGAGCCGGGGCTGCGGTACACCCACCTCCGGCTCTGCGCCGGACCCTCCGCGGCCCACTCCCCCGCGGGGTGCGCGGCCGACGGTCCGCTGCATCCTGTGTAGAATGCACGCAATCCGCTGGATGCGGCGCGCGGGGACGCGAGGCGGGCGAGCGCCCAGGTGCGGATGGGGGCTTCGCCGCCGTACATCGAGTCGAAGCACACCACCTCGTCGGGATCGACGCCGGCGCGCAAGAGCGCGCTCAACCCGGCGCCGCCGCCCGAGTGGGCCATCAAGGTGCACCGCCCTTGCCGCAGCGTCGATCCCGGCGGCAAGCGCAGCACGCTCGACGCCAGGTGCGCGAGCCCCGCGTCGACCAGGGCTTGAAAGGCGCGCGTGTCCGGCAAATTGTCGAAGAGCCACGTGCTGCCGCGGGTGTAGCGCCCCCGCGGTACCAGCGCCAACGTGGGGCGCGCCGTACGCACATTGGCGTTGCCGGATGCATCGACCATCAGCACCCCGGCCGCGCGCGCCTTGTCGGCCAGAAACGTCGCCGATGGCGTGCCATAGCCGTGCAGGTGAACGACGATGTCGATGGTGGCGTTGGCCGCGGTCCCGGCGGGAACGTTCCAGCGCAGCTCGACATTGTCACCCGGATCGCCGCCCAGCGGGGCATGGCGCATCGCCCCGCGTCCGCCGCCGGGCACCGGTCCGCTCGCCGCGCGCGCCGTCGTCTCCCTCCCCCGCACGGGGAGGTTCGGCGCGGGGGATCCGGAGACCGCGGCGCGCGGCGCACCGATTCCGAGCGGATCGTCCTCGAACGAGGCCATGTGCGCCGTGATGTTACGCAAATCCGAGATCCCTGGCTTGATGAGATCCATGGCGCCGCGAAAGATGGGCCGGTACGCGCGGATGTAGTGGGCGAACCGAATGGCGTTGGTGCGTGCTTGCGCATATTCGTTTGCGCGCGGATGGGTGTGCAGGGCCCACTGCTCGATGGAGATGGGCTGTCCATTCACGAGGAAGGCCGGCTCGCGGCGGTGTCCATCGGCGGAGCGGAGGAAGGTGCGAAAGCTCGCCTCGCCCATGTTCCAGAGCATGTAGCCGAGCTCCTCGCCCACCGTGGGGAGCTCGGGGAACGTCATGCGTAGAAAGCGCGCGAACACCGCGTCGACCAAGAGGAGTGACAAGGCGTAGAAGCGCACCGAGGGCTGCACCGCATACGTGCCGCCGCTGGAGGTCACCGTCAGCTCCGCGTTCACGCGCGCCGCGATGTCCTCGGCCAGGACCCCTCCGCGCACCAGCTCCGCCACCCGCGCGGCGAAGTGGGTTTCTTGGGCGGCGGCGCCCGAATCGGTCTCGTCGAGGACGTTGTCGCCGTGCGGATCGGGCCTTCGCGTCACCGTGAGCCAATCGACGCCGAGCTGCCGGTAGTAGATCGAGCTTCGCAAGAGCGTTCGGGCGTTGGCCGCGGTGCTGGCCTGGGTGACCGCTTGGGCGCCGGTGGTCATCCGCGTGCTGCCCTCCTTCGCCCACTTGGCGAGGAGCACCTCGGGCATCGCGCGCGCATGAAACGCCGCGCGGATCACGGCCTCCAGCTTGTCGCGCGTGATGCCGTGGTACGGGTTGGCGTCGACGTCGACCCCCGTCTCCCGCCGCACCAGCTCCCGGCTCGCGTGCGCGGGGTTGTCGGCATTGGCGATGGTGCCCGTGAGGCGCGTCACCGCTTGCGCGCACGCATCGATGGCCGCCGTGAGGAGAGGAGGCGGATCGAGGAGGGACAGACCGTAGGTGAAGCTGGGGGTGTGCGGGTGCATGTCCAATGCCGCGGCCCCGCATCCGCATCCGTTGGTCCGCTCGCCCGGAACGTCGTTCATGGTCATGATGGCTCTCCCTCGCGGCTCATGCTTGCGCGCCCTTCGAACCGCCGGGCCCTGCGGTCGATTGGCCGGCCGGCGCGTTGGCTACAGGGTTGGCGGTGTTTTGCTGAATCTGGGCGATGACCCCCGTTTGCGCGAATCGCTCGAGCGGGAAGTAATCGCTCTTGAACTTGAGATTGACCTCGGCGGTGAGGTCGGTGTTGACCTGAATCTCGTCGGTGCTGTTCTTCTTGGTGGTCGACACGTACGCGATGCTGGTGCGCTGGCTGGCGCGCGGCCCTCCGAACAGGCTCCCGAGGCCGCCGCCAAAGCCGGTTTGGTTCTCGTGGTGGAAGTCGAACTCCGTGGCCGAGCCCGATTGTCCGGTGTCCTTCGCTTGAAGGTGAAAGCCCATCTTGGCGGCGATCGTCCCGCTGGTGATGACGATGCGGTTGATGCCCATGAGCATCATGGTCGAGAGCATCTGCAGTCGGCTCTCGGCCAACCTGCGGCGCGCGGCCGGCACGAACTTGGACTCGGCGCTGTCGTCGTCGAGCGCGGCGTTCTCGGGCATGCCGAGCATGCGCTGAAAGTCCGGCCGCGCGACATCCGTGTCCCGCGCCTTGACGCGCGGTCCGCCCTCGCCCTGCAAATCGAGCTGAAAGTGCTCGGGGAACGACTGCGCCAGGTAGTCGCGGGCCTGGTTGTCCGTGATGTTGTCGGCCATGAACTGGTCGACCGTCTTGGCCACGTTGGCCAGCAGCTTTCCGTAAGCTTCCATCTGCTGGATGGAGGCATCGACCACGGCGTTGAAGGTGCCTTTGATCAGGTCCGCGACGAAGACGGGGAACTGAATGGCGTTGAGCGTGTCCTTGGTGATCGTGGCGCCGGCGCCGGCGGCGCGGGTGTGGAACTCGTCGGAGGGCGGGGGAGGTGGCGGCGGCTGGCGCGATGCGGTGGCTTTGGTGGCGGCCGCGGATGCCGTGGGGGCAGCGGGGGCGCCGGATATTCGCAGGACGGGGACTTGGTCGAGCTTCTTCGCTTGGGCAAATTGGTCGCGTAGGAGGGCGGCGTTGTAGGAGGAGACTTTGACCAAGTTGTGTGCGAGCGCGCGCTGCTCGGGGGGCGATAGCTTCGAGAAGGAGGGCGCGGCGAGCAGCATGTCCTTGACCTGCGCTCGTACCAGCGACATCACCGCGGGCGATGGGCGGATCCCGTTGGGATCGGGCGGGCCGCCAAAGGGGCCCGGGAGGACTTCGGGCTTGTTCATTGGTGGCTCATGGGGTGGGGTCCTCGGGTGCGGGGTCAGGGTCGGGATCGGGTGCGGGGTCGGGTGCGGGGCTGGGGTTGGGGAAGGGCTGGGGCTGGGGCTGGGCGAAGCGGTCGCGGGTGCGGGGCTGGGGGATGCGGGGGGCGCCGTTTGGGGAGAGGGGCGCGTGGGGGGAGTCGGTGCTGTCGGTGGTGCGGGCGGTGGGGGGAGCTCGCCGAGCGGGCGTTGCGGAGGGGGCGGTGCTGCGGCGGTTCGACGGGAGCGCGGTGAGCGGTACCCCACGGCGGCGGCGGGCGCCGTGGCCGCGGGGCCGTCGGATGGCGGGGCGGGGTTGCCCGTCACCGATGTATTTTCCTCGGGGACGGCGGTCGCCGATTGAATGCGCTGGATCCCCTGGCGATCGACGAAGCGCTCCAGCGGAAAGTAGTCGCTCTTGAAGCGGAGCTCGACCTCGCTCGTCAGATCGGCGTCGACATTCATTTCGTTCGTCTGCTGGCTGCGGTTCGAGGTGACATAGGCCACCGATGTCGAGAGCGATGCCGACCAAGGCCCGAATCCAAAGCTCCCCGACGCGGCCACGCGCACGTCCAGATCGGTGGCGTGCTGCTCGGCCAGGCGATCCGTCGTGTCGATGTGAAAGCCCATGGTGGCCTTGATGCGACCGCCCGTGACCACGATGCGCTGCAGCCCCATGAGCACCATGGTGGCCAGCATGCGGTGCCGCGTTTGGGCGAGCCTGCGCCGGGCGGCCGGCACCAGGGTCGACTCGATGGAGTCCTCGTCGAGCGAGACCTCGGCGAGGCCCAGCTCACCCTGGAAATTCGGCGGCGGGCGCTCGTCGGAACCCTCGCGCGGCGCGGCCACCGCCGTGTCGCCCGAGCGTCGAACCGTGATGTGCTCGGGGTAGGTCGCCGCGAGCCAGTCGCGCGCCTGGTTGTCCGAGATGTTGTCGGCCATGAATTGGTCGACCGTCTTGGCCACGTTCGCCAGCAGCTGCCCGAACGCTTCCATCTGCTGAATGGACGCGTTCACCACCGCGTTGAACGTGCCTCGAATCAAATCGGCGACGAACGTCGGAAAGGAGAGGGCCTGCAAGGTCTCCCGCGTCACCCGCCCGATGTTGTTCGCCGCGCTCGGCTCGAATGCCGCCTGCTTCACGACGCCCGCTGTCCCCGCCCGTTTCGTTGGCCCGGTTTGCCCCGTTGGCCCATTTTGCGCCGTTTGCCGGGTTTGCGCCGTCGGCTCGATGGGTCCCATTTCGTGCTCACGCACCCGCAGCATCGGCCGCTGCCCGATCTGCAGCGCATGGTAAAAATCGTCTCGCACGAGCTCCGCCGCGTAGCTCGCGACGTGCCCGAGATCGCGCCGCAGCTCCGCGCGAAGCGGTAAATCCAGCTTCAAGAACGCCGGGCTCGCGTGGAGCAGCGCGTCGACCTGCGCCCCCACCAGCGCCCTCGTCGCCTCGCTCGGAAGCACCGCGTGGTGCGAAGGTTGGGACCGATATGGCCCCGGGAGCACCGCCTCCACGACCTCCGCCGGCGATCCCGCCGCCCGCCTCGGCGCCGCCCGCCTCGGCGCCGTTTGCCGTGCCGCCGTTTGCCGTGACGCCACCGGCCTCGGCGCCGCCGCCCGCGCGCCGCTTGCCGGTCGCCCCGGCGCCTGCTCCCGCACCGCCGGGGCCATCACGCCGCCCCCAAAGGCGCCACGCCGCTGTCGGCCAGCCACGCGGCGCACGCTTGCACGAGCGGATCGTTCGCCTCGAACGAAGGCCGCACAGCGAGCCTCCCCGCGGCCACGAGGACGCGCTGCCCCGCCAGCCCGCGCCGCTGCGCCGCACCGAGGCTTCCCCCCTCGGTGCCCACGATGGCTTGCACCACCGCGCCCACGCTTCGCGCACCGAAGTACGACAGCACGCCTTGGAGCTCCAAGATCGCGATGGCCCGCGCCAGCACATCGTGGATCCGCTGCGACACGCGCATGGCATCGGCGCCCGCATGTTGCCCGAGCCCCTCGAGCAGCCGCTCCGCCGCCACCCCCAAGGGCGCAAAGGCACCCGCGCTCGGCGCGGGCCTCGCCACGCGCATCCGCTCGGAGAGGCGCAAGACCTCGGTGCACACCGCGGCCATCGCCGGCTGAAACCCATGGTTCCCGGAGCCATCCAGCGACGCCCGCCCGCCTTGTCCAAACATCCGCGCATACACGGCCTCGCGCGACGCGCGGCTCGGAAATCCCCGCGCATCGAACGCGAACTTGTCGAGCTCCTCGGCCGCGCGATCGTCCTTTAGCGCGAGCTCGCCCCGCGCCTCGACCAGGGCCTCCACCGCCACGATCACGCCCGCGCCATCCAGCTGCGAAAAAAGATAGAGCGCGCCGATGTGGGTCAGCGCCGCGGGGGTCAGCTCGCCGGAGACCACCGGCGGCAAATCGATCGACAGCGGGTGACGATCGCGCTCCACATGGGGTCGCGCAGGCGCCGTCTGCATCCCCGGCGCCGTGGGTAGCGCCGGCGCCGCGGGTAGCGCCGGCGTCGACCTGGCAAACGCAGGGTGCGGCAAGCCACACGCCCTCGCGAGCGCGAAGCCCGCGTGCGAGACCACGGTACGGAGCGGGATCGCGAGCGAAGTCATGGATCAGCGAGGGGAGGAGCCAATCGGTGGAAGGGGAGGGAGCGCCGGCGGAGGTGGCGGCGGCGCGCCGGGGGCTTGCGGCGCGGCGGCACCGGCGGGGGTGTTGCCTTGGATTTTCGCCCGCAGATCGGGCTGAATCATCTCGGCCATCTTGTCGAGCGGGAACGTCTCGCTGCGGAAGCGCAGGTTGACCTCACCCGCCAGGTTGTTGCGCGACTC contains these protein-coding regions:
- a CDS encoding glyoxylate/hydroxypyruvate reductase A translates to MSSSPGRGTIAVVADKNLTVVVPILASGLPEERIEAANVITDPSAVDIVVSDGPFPGALKAFPGLRLVVSLWAGVDHLLTDPDLPPHALVTRLVDANLTAAMVEAVLAHVLAAHRQHDVYRRAQGEKRWAPRRQPLVSDRVVGVLGLGTLGTAAAHALRAVGFQVHGWSRTHHDVPDIEVRTGDDGLRALLERADILVNLLPLTPTTRGILCRETLSQLPQGAVVINVARGAHLVERDLLALLDSGHLRHAVLDVHATEPLPEHHPSWAHPRIDVFPHVAGPTDPATAAERAVETILAFRAGRPLTNLVGR
- a CDS encoding alpha/beta hydrolase, with the protein product MILHGRVTEQAIDRNQIGTFHKELVVTSGRVPLAMVRKRWAANDGGTRSPVLLVHGFGQNRYAWHLPSRSLANHLARAGFDVFNVDLRGHGRTRQLTRVGSAGIDDYVREDIPAAVEEASRISGNRRVFLVGHSLGGLVSYAAAPELSGLIAGVVSIGSPYHFTNGSWSLSALALFVKALAAVGVRPWNLPMTIRPIGSLMRTFRRVAESPFYPIPVRGWHAGALEPHVLDEHLRLAFDRAMLHDLINMFEWANDRRFGGSALDYSERFEKHDSPLLIISGQRDDLAPPASVRPAFLRSRSRDKTYRALPFGHIDLLMGRDAPLSTWSLVHAWLDKRAAA
- a CDS encoding D-alanyl-D-alanine carboxypeptidase family protein translates to MTMNDVPGERTNGCGCGAAALDMHPHTPSFTYGLSLLDPPPLLTAAIDACAQAVTRLTGTIANADNPAHASRELVRRETGVDVDANPYHGITRDKLEAVIRAAFHARAMPEVLLAKWAKEGSTRMTTGAQAVTQASTAANARTLLRSSIYYRQLGVDWLTVTRRPDPHGDNVLDETDSGAAAQETHFAARVAELVRGGVLAEDIAARVNAELTVTSSGGTYAVQPSVRFYALSLLLVDAVFARFLRMTFPELPTVGEELGYMLWNMGEASFRTFLRSADGHRREPAFLVNGQPISIEQWALHTHPRANEYAQARTNAIRFAHYIRAYRPIFRGAMDLIKPGISDLRNITAHMASFEDDPLGIGAPRAAVSGSPAPNLPVRGRETTARAASGPVPGGGRGAMRHAPLGGDPGDNVELRWNVPAGTAANATIDIVVHLHGYGTPSATFLADKARAAGVLMVDASGNANVRTARPTLALVPRGRYTRGSTWLFDNLPDTRAFQALVDAGLAHLASSVLRLPPGSTLRQGRCTLMAHSGGGAGLSALLRAGVDPDEVVCFDSMYGGEAPIRTWALARLASPRAASSGLRAFYTGCSGPSAAHPAGEWAAEGPAQSRRWVYRSPGSWTFRSGVWRLITTEVSSRRLKDAIDLAVASSGAAASLGARFRVERTSVRHGDIPARYTPPLLDDIAANAPGASPAPAASTRPVCVANNDWLTNPPQKPGGNAPPPPRPTAAPASATSASDDWFVPPEESTPARARSYGYENGHDEDDGYEGEASYGLDVACSISGANIQCGTCTATERRVRGAAGHLVHVPTAHVYGGAAHADLTDAASDALVRMRLAAIAAGVITSADHYLKLLSGYRDYASQTGIWRTRLRGVFDAFGCTNWTALSTVVDATNTALASTPPPYAAGTWLTRFRTELANAGISPAGCDPARMRAAAAAEHQPVPSTGTLDPVELAVRIGRQTVAPPGASPHHTGRAADLYLGSATGFRATSSNATNVAWQRQRPWFQWLVCNASTYGYFPYNREPWHWEHNPPAS